TGATGGAGGTGTTCCGGCAGGCGGAGGCGGGTTTGCTTTCATTCGATGAACGGCTGTCGGTCTACAACTCGTTCAAAAGCATCGTGGATGGAAGCGAATTCGCGCTCGAAGAAGCCGACGACTCGGATAAAACGCTGTACATGCGGATCGGCGAAACCGAGACCATCCGCGAGCTGAACAGATTGATGATCGTGCGCTCCTCGAATCTTGCCACGAATCTATTGATGGAGCGGGTCGGGGTGGCTCGAGTGAATGCGTTCATAAGCGAACTTGGAATTAAGGACATGTCGGTCATCCGCGGATTGGAGGATAAAAAGGCGTATCGCCTCGACATTAACAATTCCGCCAGTGCGCGCAGTTCCACTCACATGATGCGACTGATCGCGGACGGCAGGGTCGTTTCCAAGCAGGCGAGCGATGAGATGATCCAGGTGATGCTCGGTCAGGAGTTCAACGAAAGCATTCCAGCCCTGCTTCCCGCCGAAGCGAAGGTGGCGCATAAAACCGGGTGGACAGGTGAGTACTACCACGATACCGGCATTGTTTTCCCGCCGGGACGCAAGCCATATGCGATCTCCCTTTTCACGCAGGGTTTCCCCGAGAACGACGAGACTCAGGCGCACGATTGCATGGCGCAAATTTCGAAAATGATATACTCTGCCATGACAACCGGGCAATGATCTCGACTTCGTGATTCCCAAAGGAATTCCATGATCTCTGTTTCAAACCTCACCTATTTCCCCATCAAAGCCTGCAAAGGCTTTGATGTTACATCGACATATATCGAACGGATGGGGCTGGAAAACGACCGCCGCATGATGGTCGTCACACCGGATGGCAGGTTCCTGACCCAGCGGGAATATCCGCGCCTGGCGCTGGTCACGCCCACGCTGCAGAACGAGGCGGTGGTTTTGTCCGCACCGGATTTCGATTCGATCCAAATCCATATTCAAAGTTCGGGAACACCCATCCCGGTCGAAATTTGGTCAAGCAAAGGTGTGGATGCCATCGATCAGGGCGATGACGCCGCCGGATGGCTATCGGATTGGCTAAACATTTCGGTACGGCTTGTGCGCATCACGGACGGCTTCAAGCGCAAATTGAATCCGGCCTATGCCGTCAACAGCGACGATCACACCGGATTTGCAGACGGATACCCGATCCTGATCATTTCTGAAGAATCGCTTCAAGACTTAAACTCGCGGTTGGATTCCGCAGTCCCGATGAATCGATTCCGCCCGAACCTGGTGGTAAAGGGATGTGAACCGTTTGCAGAAGATGCCTGGAAGCGCATCCGAATCGGCGACGTGGAGATGGCGCTGGTCAAGCCTTGTCCGCGCTGCGTTGTGACAACGATCGACAAGGAAACGCTGGCGAAAAGCAAGGAACCGCTCAAAACGCTGGAAAAATTCCGCAGGCACGAACTCGGCGCGATTTTTGGAATGAACACCATCCCGCTGAACGAAGGGAAGGTCGAAGTTGGTATGGAAGTGGAGGTGATCGGGTAATGGAGCTGTTTATCGACATCCTCGGTTGGATCGGTTCCGGTCTTTATCTTCTAGCATTTGGCTTGAACTCAGCCAGAAAGGTTAAAAGCGACTCTCTGACGTATCAGGGCATGAACATTTTTGCAGGTATCATCATGACGTATTACACATTCAGCCACGGCGCATATTCGGCGACGGCGTTGAATACTGTTTGGGCATTAATCGGGGTGGCGACGTTGATAAACAAAAGATATGGTGGTCGATTCGTTTCGAAAAACAACGAGGAACGGATCGATACCACCAATTGAAGGCAAAGATCAAAAGATGATCATTACTTGTTGGCTTCTAAACAAGTGGGACAAACACTCACCCTGCCCAACCCATGGAGAATTCATAAAATCGAATTCGAATATTTATCCGCAAACAGCGCCGGTTGACCGCCCGTGTGCCAGAAAAGAATCGACTCGTCCTTCCTGAAAAACCCTTTGCGAATGAGGTCGATCATCCCGGCGGCGGCGCGCCCGGTGTAGACGGGGTCGAGCAGTAAACCTTCGTGGCGGGCGAATAGATTGATGGCTTCCCTTTCTCCTTCACCAAAAACTCCATAACCCGCCTGGCAATAATGATCATTCGCAAGGACGTCATCACGGGTGAAGTTGATACGCTCTCCAAGTTTCTCACCGGCTTGTGAAGCCAACGCAGAGACATAATTTTTCAAGTCATCTTCGGTCTCATCGATGCTTATTCCCAATACTTTCCCCTTGAACCCAAAGACTCTTTGACCCAGCACCAACCCGGCATGTGTCCCGCCGGAGGATGTGCCGAAGACGATCCAGTCAAAGCCACGCTCCAGATCCCGGAGGATTTCAAAACCTCCGAGGTCACCATTTAATTGTTTCATCAACTCTTCCATTGCAAATGCGTAGCCCAAGGCACCGGTCGGGCTGGAGCCGCCATACGGGACAAGATAAGGCTTCCTCCCCGCCACAACCGCGTCATCATAGGTTTTGCCTAAAATCTGGTCGCGGAAGGCGCGGTCTTCGACGGTGATGATTTCCGCGCCAAAAAGCTGATCGAGCAGGAGATTGGCGGAGGCTTGTTCCGGCCTTACACCTGTCAGCACAAGTTTACATTCGAAACCGTACCTGGCTGCAGCTGCCGCGGTCTGACGGCAGTGATTGGATTGCATCGCCCCGCCGGATATGAGGGTGTACGCGCCTTGTTCGCAGGCTTCCGCCACGAGAAATTCCAATTTGCGGGTTTTGTTCCCCCCAAATGCGAGTCCTGTCTGGTCGTCGCGTTTGACAAAGATGCGCGGTCCATCAAGAACGGTGGAAAGATTTACCAATTCTTCAATCGGCGTTGGGAGGTGGGCAAATTTCAACCGGGCGATTTTTTCCATGACACTACTCCTACGATGATTCATCTACAAAGGCAAAACTTTCATTCAACCCGATTTTACAGTAATAATCTCGCAGGCTCAGCATAAATAACAGGAATATCAAGGGGCGGGCTGGGTGTCGCGTCGATAATTCTCCAGTAACTCATCATAATACCCGGTATTGAAACGAACGATCTCCTGAAACCGTCCCGGAGCGGACAGGCTGCCATGGATCAAGATCGAGAGTTTCTCGTAATAAAGTTGAAGGTCCGGGTGTTGAATCAAGTTAGCTGCAAAACCCGACCGGATCGTTTCAAAATAACCGGCGGGCATCTTGCGTTCATAATGTCCAATGGCTCCCGGTGAATCAACCGGCAAATGCGCCCGAAGCGGATCCGCCAGGGCGTGGGTATCGATGATATAGATGTCGGGTCCCGCATAGTAACCAAACATGCCGATCGTGTTCATCTGCACGGGGGAGATTTTTACCTGACCGGCTTCCAATCCCTTGGTTGCGAGGTCATGCCGCCCCCCGTGTTTGACGTAGTTGATCCAGCCATTGGCATCGAAATAATAAAAGCGTTCACTGACGATGTCGTATTGATCCGAATAAAGCCCGGGCTGGCCTGAATGGGTCGACATCGGCGGCCGTTCTGCAGAGAGACCCGTCAAAATCAACATCAGGAAAAGGAGTTGAAGAACCCGGGGCGGGATCTCTCCGAAAAGATTACGTGCGTTGAAGGTCAGCAACAGCGTCAGCCCAATCTGGAAGATGGCAGAGAAATACCTTCCGGACATGAAGTCACCGCCGATCCATAGCACATAAGCGATATATAAGACGCAACTAACGGCCAGGCAGATGCGTTTTGAATCACGCTGAAAGAAGGCCGACAACACCCCAAACAGAACCGTTCCCAGAGTCAACGGATCCCAATGAAAGGAATTCTCGATGTATGCAATCCCCTGTTTCAACAATAGGTCCGAGGGCAGATGCGTAGCCGCCTTGGCATAATAAGTGTTCGGGAAGGGAAACCCATAATAAAAGAGTGCAAATAATTCCCAGACGACGAAGGGCAGGAAACCCACCAGAAACAGGATGACGGAGCGTCCGAACTGATGCCTGCGAGCAAACAGGAGCTGGATCAAAGCCGGGAGGAAGAGCAGGATCGTGTCCATGCGGTTTAAAACCCCCAAACCTGCCAGAAGGGATAATTGGAAAAACCGTTTCGATGTCAGCGGTTCGGGCCGAAAATAAATCACGAGAAAGCCCGCCAAAAGCAAATGCGTCAGCGGATTTTCCAGCCCGGACGACGAATAATCGACAAACGCGGACGAACTTCCGATCAGAATCACAGCAAGAGCGAGTTGAATCAAACCGGGAGTGAACGTGCGGAGAAATATCCAAAGTGTCCAAACGGAAAGGACCAGGGAAGGGATGTAAAATACATACAACGGATCAGCGACAAACATGCCGACCGGGATCAACAGGATCAACCATAAAGGATGGGTAAAAGCCTGTACCCGTTCCCCCACATTCCAGACCAGCCCGTACCCATGCAGAAAATTATCGACGGTCCTCAGCGTAATAAAGGCATCGTCGGAAACCCACAAATTTCTTATCAGAATGAAGACAAGCAGGGAGAGCCCGAGATAGCGCAACGTCGATACGCGATTCTTGATTTTTACTTTTAACTCCATTGGGTTTTGCCGATCTTCGGACATTGCCTCGTTTTTATCATTCCATTCTATCGATGCCGGGCAAATTATACCCAAGGGTATCGATGCTTGACCTCGCCCACCGAGTTCCAGAATATTCAGATCAGCAAGTCGATCGGCGGTATAATCGCAAAAATCCTATTTTACGGAGGCAGAATTATGGACTTCTTCTCGATCATCGTTTGGATTGCCTTTGGCGCGCTGGCAGGCTGGATCGCGAGCCTTATCATGAGGACCGACCGCCAGATGGGTGCGCTCGCCAACATCGTCGTCGGCATCGCAGGCGCATTCATCGGCGGTTTCATCATGAATTTTTTCGGGAAGGCTGGCGTGACCGGATTCAATTTTTACAGTTTCCTCGTGGCAGTCGGCGGCGCAGTAGTCCTGATCTGGCTGGTCAATTTGATCCGCGGCGGGCGCAGACGCAGATAGATCGCAGACAATAATGGTGAAAGCAAAATCCCAGTCCATCACGGCTGGGGTTTTTATTGGAGGGTTGGGAGGATCTTCGCCGTCACTTCGCCAAATCCGATTCGGTAACCGTTTCCCTGACAATATCCCTTAATTGTCACCGTATCCCCATCCTGTAAAAATGTCCGTGTTTCGCCGCCCGGCAATTGGATCGGTCTTTCGCCTCGCCAGGTCAGTTCGAGCATCGAACCCAAACTATCTTCCGTTGGTCCGCTGATGGTCCCCGTGCCGCACAAATCGCCGGGACGCATGTTGCAGCCGGTAACGGTGTGGTGAGCCAGCATCTGCCCGATGCTCCAATATAAATGTTTCATATTCGAGCGGCTGATGGTTTGCGGAGCATCCATCCGTGCGGATTGCAGAGTCACTTCGAGCGCAATATCGAATCCGGATACAGAGTCCGCTCTGAGGTAAGGGAGAGGCGCGGGATCCTGTTCAGGTCCGCGCACGCGAAATGGTTCCAACGCATCCATCGTCACCACCCAGGGAGAAATGGACGTCGCAAAATTTTTTGCAAGGAATGGCCCCAGCGGTTGGTATTCCCATGCCTGAATATCGCGTGCGCTCCAATCGTTGAGCAGGACCATTCCGAAAATTTGCTCATCCGCCTTATCGATCGAAATCGGTTTTCCCAATTCATTGCCCGTCCCGACAAAAAATCCCACCTCCAATTCAAAATCCAACTGGCGCGTTGCAGCAAATTCCGGCGACGAATCACTGCCCTTCATCTGTCCGCGTGGACGAATCACATCCGTGCCGGAGAGAATCACCGAACTTGCGCGTCCATGATAGCCAACCGGAAGATGAATCCAGTTGGGCATGAGCGCATTTTCCTTGCCGCGAAACATGACGCCCACATTCGTGGCATGCTCGCGCGACGCATAGAAGTCGGTGTAATCGCCGATATTCACAGGAAGATGCATATGGACCTGATCGATGGGAATCACCGCCTCCTTCTTAAAGGACGCCTGCTCCTCGCCAAGAATCCTGACCAAACGCTGACGCATTTCCCGCCATATCTCCCGTCCCGATGCCATGAATCGATTCAAGGACGAGTCGGCAAAGAAGCCGTGTCTTTTTCCGAGTAAGTTTTCTTCGTCGAGCACGGAGAGGTCAATGACAAAATCGCCAAGCCTTGTGCCAACCCGTGGACGCGGATTCGCATTCGTGGAAAAAACCCCAAACGGCAGGTTTTGAATCGGAAAATCGGTGTCGGGGTGGATATCGATAAAGGGCATAAATCATCCTGTTGATAAATATATTTTCCGCGCGTCGATGCGATTACATGAGATCAAGATTTCTCAGGTCTTCCCGTGGCTCGTCAAAACTGCAACTCCCAAATGAAGTCACAACCCCTCTGGCACTGACGATTTCAGATACCGATGCGCGCAGACCCTTCCATTCGAATCCGTTTTCATCAAAAACAAAATTCGACGGGTCTTCGTCCTCAAGGATTTCCCGGACTTGAGTTGGGGGTATTCCAACTGCCATAGACAAAATTCCGGCGCTAAACACATTAAGAAAACCGTGCATCTTTGTTCGGACGCTCTCGTTATAATGCCGCAGCGGATGATGCAGTCCTGCCGTGCATTTCATCGGGACGCCTGCTTCCCGGACTTCCGTGATCGCCCAAGCCACCTGCGCCGGGGAAGGGAAGGCCTCCGCAGCCACGCCGCCGGTGCGGAGTTTGAATCCAATATGCTTATCCCTCACTTTTCGCAACGCGCGAATCAATTTTTCTGCGCGCTCATACCAGCCTTCGCCAAAAGGCGCTTCGAAAAAGACGGTGATCCCGTTTCTGTTCAACGCGTCGGTGGAACGTGTGACGGCATCATTGGCGGCGAATTTATCCGCCAGCGTTGATGCAGGCAGACTCACTTCGAAGGTATCAACATTTGCCCTCAAACCGCGCGCTTCACGAAAGGAAAGGATGTCGTCAATATCGAGGTTCACATTTCCAAGGAATTCATCCAGGTCCCTGCCGCCGCGCCCCAGGGCGGTAAAGGACAGGTTTGAATCGAAGCCTTGCAACTCAAAAAGCCGTTTTGCCTGGACGACGAAGCGTGAAAGCATCCAGGCATCCGGGCTTGACTGATAATAAATAAAATTATTGAACGCTTCTCCCAGCGGCAAATTTGCGGGCGGGTACGTCCCCGCATAGTCGATGATATGTGACAAGAACGCCTTGAAGGATGAACTCTGCGGATTCATACCCGCAATTATAGCCGGAAAAAAATGGGTAAAATTGAAGCATCATGCCCCGCCTGCTCATACTCAGCAGGGATGCCGAAGACTATCGGAAAATTCTTGCGTCGGCAGATCTCCCCGATCTGATCATTGAAAACAGCCCTTCCAAAGACTGCGAGATCATCTTTGGCGCGCCTTCCATGATCCCAGGTGTTTTGAATGATCTGCCCAATCTGCGCTGGGTCCAGTCCATGTGGGCGGGCGTGGAGCCGCTGTTGATTCCTTTGCTTCGCAAAGATTACCTGTTGACCAACGCGCGCGGGGTTTTTGGCGGGTTGATGGCTGAGTATGTAATTGGCTATCTACTCGCTCATGAGAGAAAGGTCTTTTCACGAAGACAGTCGCAATTGAGCAAAACGTGGGATAAAACCCTCACAGGCACGCTGCGTGGAAAAACCATCGGCTTGCTGGGCGTCGGCTCCATCGGCGAGGAAGTGGCGAGCGCGGCAAAGTTCTTCGGGATGAATGTGCGCGGATTTACAAGGTCGAGCGAAACATCCCCGGATGTGGACAGGTATTACCATCACGGTCATCTGTCCGAATTCGCAACAGGATTGGATTATCTTGTCAGCATTTTGCCGGACACGAATGAAACTCATAAAATTGTGAACGCAGAGGTTTTGAAGACCCTGCCGCCTAACGCTATTTTCATTAACGTGGGACGCGGTTCTTCATTGGATGAATCCGCGCTTCTGGATGCATTGAATCAAAACAGGATCGCCGGGGCGGTGTTGGATGTCTTCGAGCATGAACCGCTCCCGCCGGATCATCCATTTTGGGATGCGAAAAACCTGATCATGACCTTCCACACATCCGCGCCGAGTTTCCCGGAGGATATCGCAAAGATCTTCATTGAAAATTACCGGCTTTATCTGGCAGGTAAACCGCTAAAATATCAAGTGGATTTTGAAAAGGGATATTAGCGCGGAAAGTAGAGATTGGAGAATTAATGTCAGTTTCACTGGACGATATCAAATCCGCAGCCAGACGCATCACGCCGTATATCCACCGGACGCCAGTCCTGACCAGCCAAAGCCTGGATCAACGGGTTGGCGCGCAAATCTTTATGAAGTGCGAAAACCTGCAGAAAGTGGGTGCGTTCAAGTTTCGCGGGGCAAGTAATGCAGTCTGGTCGCTGACGGACGAGGAAGCAAAGCGCGGAGTCGTCACCCACTCGTCCGGGAATCACGCGCAGGCACTGGCATTGGCGGCAAAGATGCGCGGCATCCCTGCATATATTGTCATGCCGGAAAATGCGCCGCTGGTGAAGAAAAACGCCGTCGCAGGTTATGGCGGAAATATCACATTCTGCGAGCCGACGCTCCAAGCAAGGGAAAGCGCGATGGAGAAGATCAGGCTCGATACGGGTGCGAGCGTCATCCATCCTTACAACGATGAACATGTGATCGCAGGTCAGGCCACAGCGGCCTTGGAACTTCTTGAAGATATCCCCGATCTGGACGTGATCATCGCGCCGGTCGGCGGAGGCGGATTATTAAGTGGAACATCAATTGCCGCGACAGGGATCAGAAAAGGAATACGGGTTATCGGTGCAGAGCCTGAAAAAGCGGATGATGCTTTTCGCTCCATGAAAGCTGGAGAGATCGTCCCGTCGTCACACCCTAAAACGATCGCCGATGGGCTCCTCACTTCACTGGGCACGCTGACATTTCCGATCATCCTGAAACGCGTCGAGCAGATTGTCACAGTCAGCGAAACAGGGATCATCGAATCGATGAAGTTCATTTGGGAACGCGCGAAAATCATCATCGAACCCTCTGCAGCGACCGTCATTGCCGTCCCATGGGAGAACAAGATCGACCTGAGCGGATTAAAAGTTGGAGTAATCCTCAGCGGCGGGAATGTGGACCTCGAAAAATTACCCTGGCAAAAGTAACCAATTCCTTTAGAGAGCGTTTTGAAATTGTCATTTCAAGTGGCGCAAAGCGCCTTGAGAAATCTTGTTTGCGCAAATCCAAGATTTCTCCTCGCTATCGCTCGTCGAAATGACAAAAATAACGCGTTATAAGGCACAAAACAGGATTTATAAAACACTCTCTATCAGCTAAGATGATCAATATGCGGGGATTGCAAGTATAGGCGGTAACGAGCCCGCAGGTGGCATTACTCTTGCAACGGTATAATGTATCTCATACAACATGAAGCGTTCGGCATTTCTCTCTCGCGCCTCGCCACATCTTTTCGCACTCGGCATAATCGCCCTTGTCACGGCGGTTTTGTTTACCTTGCGCGATGAACTTAACACAACCCTCGTTGCCCTGCTGTACCTTATTCCTTTGGGTTCGATTACAGCCTTTTGGGGGCTTGGAGCGGGCATCACAAGCGCGCTGGCGGAATTCCTGATGTTGAATTATTTTTTCATCCAGCCTTATTACAATTTCGGAGTTCACCAACCCGCCGATGTATTAATCCTTGCCGTATTTTTGATCGTGGCGATAGCCATCAGCCAGTTGGTCGGCCGGCTGCAGTCCGGTCTCGCCGCTGCCACAGCCCGCGAACGGGAAGCAACCCAGTTATACGAACTCAGCACGGCGCTCGCAGGCATGCATGATCCCAAGACCATTGCTGAGATCCTTTCGAGCCATACGCAGGCCGTTTTGAGCTGTGAAGCAGTGGAGTTGAACATGCGCGGAAATCCTCCGATCATTTGCCGCCTACCGGATACAAATCCGCCTCCGCGTCCGCCGGAATGGACGGTTCCCATCCAATTAACTGAAGATATCCTTGGTGAGATTCGACTCTGGAGAGCAGAGCCATCCCTGACCGCCGCCGAAAAACAGCTACTGCAGATTTTTGCCAGCCAGGGAGCGCTTGCCTTCGAACGCGCACGCCTTGCACAGGCGGAATCCCGGACGCGAATCCTCGAAGAAAGTGACAGACTGAAATCCGTGATCCTCTCATCTGTCTCGCATGAATTAAGGACTCCGCTCTCGACCATCAAAGCTGCAGCGTCAAGCTTGAGAGGTAATGAAGTCAGTTGGGAATCGCCTGCACGGTCCGAACTTATCGCCGCCATCGACGACGAATCCGACCATTTGAACATCCTGGTCGGCAATCTCCTTGACATGTCGCGGATCGAATCGGGCGTACTCAAACCGAAACGCGAATGGAATATTCTGCCCGAGATCATTGGTAGTGTCCTCGCCCGCATGAAACGTTGGACCGGCAGCCATCGCATCGAAGTGGATGCGCCTGAGAACTTGCCTCTTGTCCCCGTTGATTATGTGCAGATGGAACAAGTCTTCACAAACCTCCTCAGCAACAGCGCGAAATACGCGCCGGAGAAATCCGTGATTCGCATCCGGGCATTTGTGGAAGGTGATTTAATGCATGTCATCCTCCATAACCAGGGACCGCATGTGCCTCAGGACCTTCTCGAAAAGATATTCGACAAGTTCTTTCGCCTGACTGCCACAGACCGCGTGACCGGCACGGGGCTGGGGCTTTCCATCTGCAAGGGAATCATCGAAGCGCATGGCGGGCGACTCTGGGCAGAAAATGTAACCGATGGACTCGCGTTCAATTTCACCATTCCACTGAAATGGGAAGGCATGCCGCCTCCCAAAATGCCGATCGACCCGGAGGTCGAATGAGCAATGCCCCACTTATCCTTGTCATCGATGATGAACCCCAGATCCAGCGCGCGATTCGCACCATTCTGACAGAGAAGGGATTCAACGTCACGACAGCTAGCCGGGGGGAGGAAGGGCTTACTCTCGCCGCTGCGAAGGAGCCGGACATCGTGATCCTCGATCTTGGATTACCCGATATGGATGGCGTCGAAGTCTGCACGCGCCTAAGGGAATGGACACAATGCCCGATCATCATCTTATCCGTGAGGGATAGCGAACAAGACAAGGTTAGAGCTCTCGACAAAGGCGCAGATGATTACCTCACAAAGCCTTTCGGCATCGAGGAACTGCTTGCGCGCGTGCGCGTGGCACTGCGTCATTCTGCGACGAAACATGGCGCGCAAAACAAGGTCGTCAAGTCCGGAAATCTCACCGTTGATCTTGCATGGCATATCGTCAAACGCGGCGATGATGAGATCAAACTCACCGGCACCGAATACAAATTGCTTGCCTTTCTTGCGGCAAATCACAGTCGTGTGCTAACCCACCAGAGCATCCTCACCAATGTATGGGATCCCGCCGATGCAGGCCACACCGAATACCTGCGTGTTTACATGCGCCAGCTTCGAAAGAAACTCGAATCCGATCCAGAAAATCCGCAGATCATTCTGACCGAGCCGGGAATCGGGTATCGCTTCATTGCGGATGAATGATGAAAGTAATGGAAGATTGCTTCGGGCTAACGCCCTCGCAATGACAATGGTCACTTTACGACGCCCTTACAAAAGGGCGTTTTTATTTGTCCTTTATGTGATTGCCGGAAATTTTTGTCACCGCTTTATTCGAGTTGGATACGATTCGATCATCATAAGAGGTGACATGAAATCCATCGACACTCATACGCACGCGTTCGTTGTACCGCCCGCCTCCCTTCCGGACCTCAAACCTGCATCCCGCCTGATCGTCCTTGTGCCTGATTTGGATGTGGATTTCCCGGCGTTTGCGCAAAAACTCAAAGGGTTGGCAAAAGCCATTGAAAGCCGGGTCCAACTCCTCGGTCTGAGCAGGGATGCGGCACACGAACCTGGAATTCGCAGACGCCTGGTGACAATCTCCGCCATGGTGGAAGAAAAGGATATCTTCGTCGAATCGACCGTGGAAATCGGCAGGGACTGGGTGGATGCGGTCAAGTCATACTGGCGTGAAGGGGATGTGATCGTCTGTTTCGCCGAATACCGCCCCGGGTTCAATGACAAGCCGCTGGCGCAAATCCTCGAAACAAGATTGAACGCTCCTATTTACATCATATCCGGACTTTATCACGAACCGGTAAGGACAAACTCTTCGTTGAAGAAAAGCATACTTGGGTGGACTGGCTCGATCACCCTCCTGTTCGGTTTCTTTGTACTACAAGTCAAACTCATGGAATATCCACAGGACATGATACATTCTATTGGTCTATACGCATCCATTCTCGCAGAAACTGCTTCGATCTGGTTCTGGAACAATCTTTTCACCTAGGCTTCGGAAAAAAATGATCAATCAAGAAGAAATTTCAAAATCCCCGATCATCGAACGGGATACATTACATAAACCTTCCCCTAGTCTGCGCTCATGGCTGATCGGGCGCCCCCTCTCCACTGCAGACGCTCCGCATCAGACAATCGGCAAGCTGGTGGGGCTGGCTGTCTTTGCATCCGATGCGCTTTCGTCGACTGCGTACGCGACCCAGGAGATTCTCGTCATCCTCGCAGCAGCCGGGTCGATCGCGTACGGTTACGTGTTTCCCATTTCTATCGCCATTGTCATCCTGTTGGGAATCGTCACTATTTCCTACGAACAAACCATCCATGCCTACCCAGATGGCGGCGGCGCATACATTGTGGCTCGCGATAATCTTGGAGAGTTCCCCGCGCTCATTGCCGGAGCCGCCCTGCTGACAGATTACATATTAACCGTTTCGGTTTCCATCGCATCCGGAGTAGCACAAATCACCTCTGCATTCCCTTTTCTATACGACTATCGCGTCTTTCTTTCCGTCAGTTTCATCCTTTTTGTTATGTTG
This portion of the Anaerolineales bacterium genome encodes:
- a CDS encoding serine hydrolase; this encodes MMQLEKFIDRFEGRTISVAAHDLETGGEILVNADLKMHPASTMKVPVMMEVFRQAEAGLLSFDERLSVYNSFKSIVDGSEFALEEADDSDKTLYMRIGETETIRELNRLMIVRSSNLATNLLMERVGVARVNAFISELGIKDMSVIRGLEDKKAYRLDINNSASARSSTHMMRLIADGRVVSKQASDEMIQVMLGQEFNESIPALLPAEAKVAHKTGWTGEYYHDTGIVFPPGRKPYAISLFTQGFPENDETQAHDCMAQISKMIYSAMTTGQ
- a CDS encoding MOSC domain-containing protein, with translation MISVSNLTYFPIKACKGFDVTSTYIERMGLENDRRMMVVTPDGRFLTQREYPRLALVTPTLQNEAVVLSAPDFDSIQIHIQSSGTPIPVEIWSSKGVDAIDQGDDAAGWLSDWLNISVRLVRITDGFKRKLNPAYAVNSDDHTGFADGYPILIISEESLQDLNSRLDSAVPMNRFRPNLVVKGCEPFAEDAWKRIRIGDVEMALVKPCPRCVVTTIDKETLAKSKEPLKTLEKFRRHELGAIFGMNTIPLNEGKVEVGMEVEVIG
- a CDS encoding D-cysteine desulfhydrase family protein yields the protein MEKIARLKFAHLPTPIEELVNLSTVLDGPRIFVKRDDQTGLAFGGNKTRKLEFLVAEACEQGAYTLISGGAMQSNHCRQTAAAAARYGFECKLVLTGVRPEQASANLLLDQLFGAEIITVEDRAFRDQILGKTYDDAVVAGRKPYLVPYGGSSPTGALGYAFAMEELMKQLNGDLGGFEILRDLERGFDWIVFGTSSGGTHAGLVLGQRVFGFKGKVLGISIDETEDDLKNYVSALASQAGEKLGERINFTRDDVLANDHYCQAGYGVFGEGEREAINLFARHEGLLLDPVYTGRAAAGMIDLIRKGFFRKDESILFWHTGGQPALFADKYSNSIL
- a CDS encoding GlsB/YeaQ/YmgE family stress response membrane protein — translated: MDFFSIIVWIAFGALAGWIASLIMRTDRQMGALANIVVGIAGAFIGGFIMNFFGKAGVTGFNFYSFLVAVGGAVVLIWLVNLIRGGRRRR
- the fahA gene encoding fumarylacetoacetase; amino-acid sequence: MPFIDIHPDTDFPIQNLPFGVFSTNANPRPRVGTRLGDFVIDLSVLDEENLLGKRHGFFADSSLNRFMASGREIWREMRQRLVRILGEEQASFKKEAVIPIDQVHMHLPVNIGDYTDFYASREHATNVGVMFRGKENALMPNWIHLPVGYHGRASSVILSGTDVIRPRGQMKGSDSSPEFAATRQLDFELEVGFFVGTGNELGKPISIDKADEQIFGMVLLNDWSARDIQAWEYQPLGPFLAKNFATSISPWVVTMDALEPFRVRGPEQDPAPLPYLRADSVSGFDIALEVTLQSARMDAPQTISRSNMKHLYWSIGQMLAHHTVTGCNMRPGDLCGTGTISGPTEDSLGSMLELTWRGERPIQLPGGETRTFLQDGDTVTIKGYCQGNGYRIGFGEVTAKILPTLQ
- a CDS encoding D-2-hydroxyacid dehydrogenase, whose product is MPRLLILSRDAEDYRKILASADLPDLIIENSPSKDCEIIFGAPSMIPGVLNDLPNLRWVQSMWAGVEPLLIPLLRKDYLLTNARGVFGGLMAEYVIGYLLAHERKVFSRRQSQLSKTWDKTLTGTLRGKTIGLLGVGSIGEEVASAAKFFGMNVRGFTRSSETSPDVDRYYHHGHLSEFATGLDYLVSILPDTNETHKIVNAEVLKTLPPNAIFINVGRGSSLDESALLDALNQNRIAGAVLDVFEHEPLPPDHPFWDAKNLIMTFHTSAPSFPEDIAKIFIENYRLYLAGKPLKYQVDFEKGY
- a CDS encoding pyridoxal-phosphate dependent enzyme, which codes for MSVSLDDIKSAARRITPYIHRTPVLTSQSLDQRVGAQIFMKCENLQKVGAFKFRGASNAVWSLTDEEAKRGVVTHSSGNHAQALALAAKMRGIPAYIVMPENAPLVKKNAVAGYGGNITFCEPTLQARESAMEKIRLDTGASVIHPYNDEHVIAGQATAALELLEDIPDLDVIIAPVGGGGLLSGTSIAATGIRKGIRVIGAEPEKADDAFRSMKAGEIVPSSHPKTIADGLLTSLGTLTFPIILKRVEQIVTVSETGIIESMKFIWERAKIIIEPSAATVIAVPWENKIDLSGLKVGVILSGGNVDLEKLPWQK
- a CDS encoding DUF4118 domain-containing protein, coding for MKRSAFLSRASPHLFALGIIALVTAVLFTLRDELNTTLVALLYLIPLGSITAFWGLGAGITSALAEFLMLNYFFIQPYYNFGVHQPADVLILAVFLIVAIAISQLVGRLQSGLAAATAREREATQLYELSTALAGMHDPKTIAEILSSHTQAVLSCEAVELNMRGNPPIICRLPDTNPPPRPPEWTVPIQLTEDILGEIRLWRAEPSLTAAEKQLLQIFASQGALAFERARLAQAESRTRILEESDRLKSVILSSVSHELRTPLSTIKAAASSLRGNEVSWESPARSELIAAIDDESDHLNILVGNLLDMSRIESGVLKPKREWNILPEIIGSVLARMKRWTGSHRIEVDAPENLPLVPVDYVQMEQVFTNLLSNSAKYAPEKSVIRIRAFVEGDLMHVILHNQGPHVPQDLLEKIFDKFFRLTATDRVTGTGLGLSICKGIIEAHGGRLWAENVTDGLAFNFTIPLKWEGMPPPKMPIDPEVE